One Pelobates fuscus isolate aPelFus1 chromosome 8, aPelFus1.pri, whole genome shotgun sequence genomic window carries:
- the LOC134571658 gene encoding growth/differentiation factor 8-like isoform X2 — MIKLSLCTFCLCALLVLSPVDLNDSNPAPDKDTLCSACTWRQNNKSSRLEAIKLQILSKLRLEQPPSISKATIKHRLPKAPPLEELIDHYDVQGDDSSEGSLEEDDYHATTETIITMPTEDPLATDKPKCCYFKFSSIMQYNKIAKAQLWIYLKPVQRRTTVFVQTFRLAKGLNDGTRSTGIRALKLELSPGPGTWKSLDVKTALQNWLKQPESNLGIEIKATDENGKDVPVAHRGSNDDGLSPFIEVKVMDTPKRSRRDFGLDCDEHSTESRCCRYPLTVDFEAFGWDWIIAPKRYKANYCIGECGIVFLQKYAHTHIIQHANPRGSAGPCCTPTRMSPINMLYFNENEQIIYGKIPAMVVERCGCS; from the exons ATGATAAAATTAAGTCTGTGCACTTTTTGCCTCTGTGCCTTGCTAGTACTCAGCCCTGTGGATTTGAATGACAGCAATCCAGCTCCTGACAAAGATaccttgtgcagtgcctgcaccTGGAGACAGAACAACAAGTCTTCTAGACTAGAAGCCATAAAACTACAGATCCTGAGTAAACTACGTCTGGAGCAgcctcccagcatcagcaaggcTACTATAAAGCATCGCCTGCCCAAAGCTCCACCGTTAGAAGAGCTGATTGACCATTATGATGTGCAAGGTGATGACAGCAGTGAAGGATCTCTGGAAGAAGATGATTATCATGCAACCACTGAGACTATCATCACAATGCCCACAGAGG ATCCCTTAGCTACAGACAAACCAAAATGTTGCTACTTTAAGTTCAGCTCAATAATGCAATACAACAAAATTGCAAAGGCTCAACTGTGGATATATTTAAAACCAGTACAGAGGCGTACCACAGTATTTGTGCAGACCTTTAGACTTGCTAAGGGATTGAATGATGGCACCAGGTCTACCGGAATTAGAGCACTGAAGCTTGAACTAAGTCCAGGTCCTGGAACTTGGAAAAGCCTGGACGTAAAAACAGCTCTGCAAAACTGGCTAAAACAACCAGAATCCAACCTAGGCATCGAGATTAAAGCCACTGATGAAAATGGAAAAGATGTTCCAGTAGCCCACCGTGGATCGAATGATGATGGACTG aGTCCTTTTATAGAGGTAAAAGTTATGGATACGCCAAAAAGGTCCCGTCGCGACTTTGGTCTTGACTGTGATGAGCATTCTACTGAATCTCGGTGCTGCCGCTATCCACTGACAGTGGACTTTGAAGCATTTGGGTGGGACTGGATCATAGCACCAAAACGATACAAAGCCAACTACTGCATTGGAGAATGTGGAATTGTGTTTCTTCAAAAATATGCCCATACTCACATAATTCAACATGCCAACCCAAGAGGCTCCGCAGGCCCATGCTGCACCCCAACAAGAATGTCTCCGATAAATATGCTATATTTCAATGAAAATGAACAAATCATTTATGGAAAAATACCGGCAATGGTGGTAGAACGCTGTGGGTGCTCTTGA
- the LOC134571658 gene encoding growth/differentiation factor 8-like isoform X1: MIKLSLCTFCLCALLVLSPVDLNDSNPAPDKDTLCSACTWRQNNKSSRLEAIKLQILSKLRLEQPPSISKATIKHRLPKAPPLEELIDHYDVQGDDSSEGSLEEDDYHATTETIITMPTEADPLATDKPKCCYFKFSSIMQYNKIAKAQLWIYLKPVQRRTTVFVQTFRLAKGLNDGTRSTGIRALKLELSPGPGTWKSLDVKTALQNWLKQPESNLGIEIKATDENGKDVPVAHRGSNDDGLSPFIEVKVMDTPKRSRRDFGLDCDEHSTESRCCRYPLTVDFEAFGWDWIIAPKRYKANYCIGECGIVFLQKYAHTHIIQHANPRGSAGPCCTPTRMSPINMLYFNENEQIIYGKIPAMVVERCGCS, translated from the exons ATGATAAAATTAAGTCTGTGCACTTTTTGCCTCTGTGCCTTGCTAGTACTCAGCCCTGTGGATTTGAATGACAGCAATCCAGCTCCTGACAAAGATaccttgtgcagtgcctgcaccTGGAGACAGAACAACAAGTCTTCTAGACTAGAAGCCATAAAACTACAGATCCTGAGTAAACTACGTCTGGAGCAgcctcccagcatcagcaaggcTACTATAAAGCATCGCCTGCCCAAAGCTCCACCGTTAGAAGAGCTGATTGACCATTATGATGTGCAAGGTGATGACAGCAGTGAAGGATCTCTGGAAGAAGATGATTATCATGCAACCACTGAGACTATCATCACAATGCCCACAGAGG CAGATCCCTTAGCTACAGACAAACCAAAATGTTGCTACTTTAAGTTCAGCTCAATAATGCAATACAACAAAATTGCAAAGGCTCAACTGTGGATATATTTAAAACCAGTACAGAGGCGTACCACAGTATTTGTGCAGACCTTTAGACTTGCTAAGGGATTGAATGATGGCACCAGGTCTACCGGAATTAGAGCACTGAAGCTTGAACTAAGTCCAGGTCCTGGAACTTGGAAAAGCCTGGACGTAAAAACAGCTCTGCAAAACTGGCTAAAACAACCAGAATCCAACCTAGGCATCGAGATTAAAGCCACTGATGAAAATGGAAAAGATGTTCCAGTAGCCCACCGTGGATCGAATGATGATGGACTG aGTCCTTTTATAGAGGTAAAAGTTATGGATACGCCAAAAAGGTCCCGTCGCGACTTTGGTCTTGACTGTGATGAGCATTCTACTGAATCTCGGTGCTGCCGCTATCCACTGACAGTGGACTTTGAAGCATTTGGGTGGGACTGGATCATAGCACCAAAACGATACAAAGCCAACTACTGCATTGGAGAATGTGGAATTGTGTTTCTTCAAAAATATGCCCATACTCACATAATTCAACATGCCAACCCAAGAGGCTCCGCAGGCCCATGCTGCACCCCAACAAGAATGTCTCCGATAAATATGCTATATTTCAATGAAAATGAACAAATCATTTATGGAAAAATACCGGCAATGGTGGTAGAACGCTGTGGGTGCTCTTGA